The following DNA comes from Halobacteriovorax sp. HLS.
TTTTTACAGGTAGTTTTACTAAAACAGAAAAATCTTTACCATTTTCGACAATGACCTTTGTTCTAGGGTTGATGGACGGAACAAGGATCCCTTCTTTATCACAGAACTTACTTATGCTATCTTTTGATTCAGCTAAATAGCCCACACAAAATTCTTCAGAGACTTTTAGCAGTTCACGCTCAAATTCCTCTAATTTAGACTCATCTGAAATTTTATAAGTAAAAGACTTAATTGAATATCCTTTGAAGTAAGATTCATTCTTTAAGGCCTTAGATAGCATCAAACTATTTGGAATAGAGATGATATCACCTGTTGTTTGTTGTGAGTTTTTCTCAGGACCAATTTCTAAAATCTTAGTTGTTAAAAGACTTTTCTCTATGACAAATCCACGAAAATTATCTATTTCAATTCTATGACCTACTTTAAATAATTTTGAAATATTTATAAGACTGCCACCAGTGAAGCACATGATAAGCTCTTTTAGAGCAAGAACTACGGCCGCCGCTACAGCTAGTATTGAAACAAAGAAAACCTGCAACTGGGCAAACCAAAGAGAGAAAACACACACGACCAGAAAATAAAATAGATACTGTGATACCTTTCTCTTCAAAAGGATCTTATCTTGCTTAACTGCTTTTCCCTTATTTATCGAATTTAATATTATTTTCCGAATTAATCCGAAAAAAAGAAAGAGGATAAAGCTTAAAAGAGCTGTTCTGAAATAGGGATAACTCTCAAATATATGAATCAGTCTTGCTAAGTATACTTCCATTATTGACTCCGTAAGTAGTTAATATACTCACAATTTCAATCTAATTAAAGTAGAATTAGAGTAAAACGCAAAATAACTTCTTAGAACTTCTACGATTTTTCCAAAACTCATATTTACACAGATGGGCATAACAATTATAGTTTAGTAATGAAAAATATTGCATTTATAACGAAGTCTGCGAAGTTTGACTCTCTTATCAACACATTTAGAAAGTCTTCAATCAATGCTCAAAAAAAAGATCTTGCGTCCGATCTCTCAAGCTTTAACGTCATCATTTGTGATCTAGGCTATCCGATGGACCTTGCGTACACATTTTTGGAAAAAATTAATCATGATTTCAATTTTAGCGACAAAGTCATTATTTCAATAATTACACATAAATCGCAAATCATTAAACTTAGATCACTAGAGCTTGGGTGTGATGGCTACATAAGTCCAAATATTGAATATTCTGATTTAGTAAAAAAAATAAGAGAGATCGATGATCCTGAGAAATTTCTCATTAAGAAAGACTTCGATAATACGGCCTTTGACATTCAATTTGACGGCTCCCTTACCCATATATCAGAAACAGGTTGTCTCGTTATAAGTAAGGCCTCTATTGATCCTCAAGAAGAGAAAGTAGATATGTCATCATCTCTTTTTGATCAACTCCAGCTCAATGAAGACTTCTATTTTTCAGTCTCTAAATCAAATCCGACATCGAAAAAAAGCTTTATAACAGAAGTTAAGTTTTCCAATCTACATGAAGAAAGTCGACATAAAATAAGAAAGATGATCCATGAATGGGGAGCAAAATGAACGTTCAACTCTTAAGCGATAAGCAGGATATTATTAATCCAATAAAGCTATTCTTTCAAAGAAAGAGCTTTCAAATATTCAAAACTGACAGTATAGAATCTTTTTTTAAAAACTGTGTTGAAAACCCATCAAATATCTTCATCCTTCAATCAGATATTGGATCTGAGACACAGATATTAGACTTTATAAAAGATCTGAGATTGTACTTTGGAGCATTCCCTTTAATCTTTGTAATCGATACAAAGACGAAGATCCAAAATGTAGCAAATTTTCTCAATGTTGGTGCTGATAGTGCCCTCTATCTACCTCTTGATTTTACGATCATAGAAGACTTTATTAGAAATCGACTTCAAAAGGATAGCTTTCTTCCTATCCACTATCGCCATGTGCCTAGTGGTGGGATTCCAGTTAAGTTATCACGTCCAATTAAACTCTCCCAAGTTAGTACAGACGGAATAACTTTTGAATCAGCTGACTTTTTAATGAGAGGTATGTTTTTCAAATTCAACTTTGAGAATATATTTAAGCTATCTACTCGTCAGATAAAATGTAAGATCACAATCTGCGAAAAAAATGAAACTGAAGAAACTTATAAGTACTTTGCAGAGTATTTTGAAATTGCACCAGGATTACGCAAGGAAATCCGCTTCAGTTTAAAGAATATTTAATGATAGAGGAAAGAAAGCTATGCGCAGTATATTAATTTTAGTACTAGTTCTTTTTACAGCATTTAGTGTTTATGTTACAAAGGAAACAAACTATTGGGGAGCATTTCCACCATTTGACAATCTAAACACAACACAGATATTCATTGATTTATTAATAAGCGCGTCCCTAGTTATTTATCTACTTTATAAGAATAGAGTTAAGACAAAGCAATCAATTTTACCAATAACCCTTTGTGGAATTGGCACTATTTTTCTTGGTTCAATTGCAATACTAGTATACTTTATTTGGGACAAAAGTTTATATCAAGATTCAAGAGAATAAATTCACATAAAGCCTTCTAATATACTCACAACATACTAAGCAAGTACCTAATCTCGTATAATATCTTCAGTTATACCGTTATACATAGAGTAATACTTTTTCAATAGGTCATGCCTTAAGGCAGGAACAAAGCGTTCATTAGCTCCATTCATATCCTCAGCATGAATTAGCGAATTCAAAATACTCTCTTCTGTGGCCTCGATGACGGCCTGATAAGCTAAGTTTAACTGCTTATCAAAGATAAGGTGAATTCCATGTTGAGATTTCTTTGACTCATGTTTAATTTTATTTGCGGTGGAGAAACCGACTATAATTTCACCACTTCCATGGGCAGCGTATGAGCCCATTCTTCCAATTCCTAATGCAGCTCTCTTACAAAGTCGGTCTAATTGATGAGTAGACAAAGGCATATCAGTAGCAATCACAGTAATGATTGAGCCATAATTCTCTACTCGTCTTTGATAATTTCCTTGCTCTTTAGCAAGGCACAGCCCAATGGGATATCCATTTACTCTGAGACCTTCCATATCACCAAAGTTACTTTGAACCAGCACTCCGATCGTGTACTCTTTATCATCAATATTTATGATTCGACTTGATGAACCTATGCCACCTTTTAGGTCGCTACAAATCATTCCTGTACCCGCACCAACACAACCCTGATCGATTCTTCCAGATTTTGCATCCCTTATGGCATCAAAGACATCCTCATCAGTGATATTAAATTTAATACAGTCATTTAAAAAACTATCGTCGCATTCTCCAACAACTGGGATAACAACGTCACGATAGTTCCAAATTTTTTCATACTTCTTGCTCATCCATTTGGTCATAGCATCAGAAACTCTTCCCACGGACATTGTATTGGTTAAAGCAATTGGAGTCTCTAAAATTCCCCACTCAGTTAACTGGGTTAGGCCAGAAACTTCACCTGCTCCATTTAAAATAAACTTTCCGCCAATGAACTTATTATAGAATATTTGATCATTCGGCATAATGACAGTAACACCTGTTCTAACATCTTCACCCTGGATCAAAGTTTTGTGACCTACTTTTACACCCAAAACATCTGTAATATTATTATTAGTCCCTTGATCAAAGTGACCTATTCTAATGCCTAAATCTTTAAGATCGATTTGTTCCATATGTCCTCTATTTATTTTTACTCTGACGCCATCTCTTAATCGATGGACGAATAATCTTACCAATTAGTTGATTATAGCTGATTCCATTTTTATCTGCGATAATAGAAAGATCACTAAAACCTGGAGAGAGACCTGGAAGAGGATTTATTTCGATAAAATAAACCTCTTCGTCCTCAGTAACTCTAAAGTCGGCCCTAGCAATATCTCGACAACCCGTAATGACAAAGATATCTTTTGCCGCCTTACTAAGTTTTCTATGAAGCTTCTTGGAAATATCAGGAGGGCTTTGTAGCTTAAAGTACTTATTATCAAGGGGATCGCTTTCCTGCTTAGCTTCAAAAGAATAAACAGGAAGAGAGTCCATAGGTTCCTTAAATTCAATTTCAGAAATACCAATAACTGAAGGAACGCCATTGCCCCAGACCCCAACAGTAAACTCTCGACCAACAATATACTCCTCGCAAAGTACTGCTCCCATATTCTCATCAAAGCATTGCGTAATTCTCTTTTGAAATTCTTCATCATTTCTAACCACAGAGTTATCGTAAATTCCCTTAGATGTTCCCTCTAAATTTGGCTTAAGAATCACTGGATAGCGAAGGTCATGTTTAATATTTTTTGTACCAACTTCAAACACCTTTGATCTAGGAGCGTTAAGACCTTCAGAGAGAACTAGTTTTGTTGAAAGAGACTTGTTTAGGGTAATAGATAAGCAAGCAGCATCACTACCTGTGTGTTCAATTCCCAGTAAATCACAAAGCGCAGGAACTTGGGCCTCTCTTGACTTCTTATGTAGTCCTTCAGCAATATTAAAAACTACATCAATCTTATTATCTTGTAGATTCTTTGCAAGGTTTCGATCCGCCTCAATCAGGGTCATATTATGTCCATTACTTCTGATAGCTTCCCCAATGGCATTAATCGTTTCCTCGCTATCAAACTCAGCCTCTTCTTCGTAACCTACTTCACCAGTCTTCTTTCTCTTAACATTGTAAACAAGAGCAACATTTGGCTTTCTTAAATCAAGTGCTCGAGATTTTCTAAGGCTTGGTCCTGCAATACACTGCCTCTGGATAGCTGATTCAATTATTGCCCCCAATGTTTCACTGTAATTCTTTCCGGCAACAGATGTTGCACAAAAAAGTCCTGCATCTTTTTGCAAAGAAGGTAGAGCGTTTATTTCTATAAAATAAACTTCACCAGTTGTTGTAACCCTAAAGTCAGCTCTTGCCATATCATTAATACCAAGACCTTCTACTACAAGCTTCATCTGATCAATGAGTCTCTTTTTTACATCATTGTCTATATTGGCCGGACAATTAACGCCGACTTGATCCCCATTATGGTTTTTTAAATCATAGTCGTAAATTGTGACTCCATCAGTCTCTATACCTGAGTACTCAACTGGCTCAAGAACACCCTCATTACCAAGACCAAATACATAAGGAACTGTAATATCTCTACCTTCAATATACTTTTCAACTAAAAGGCCTTCAGGAAATTGGGCGAGTACTTCTTTAGAATAACTGACAAATTCCTTAGTATTATCGCATTTAGAGCGCTTAGTAATCCCTTTACTTGATCCCTCAAAGTTAGGCTTAACAAATACTGGATAGCTCAATTCAGATGCTAGAGAATCAATTTCTCTAGAGTCAGAAATAAAGTAACTCTCAGGAGTAATAACTCCCTTTTTTTCTAAGACATTCTTTGTAAGGTACTTATCAAGTGTTAAGAAGCATGCAAATGGCCCACTTCCAACATATTTCATATTTAGTTGCTCAAAAACTGTCGGCGCCAAGGCCTCTCTACCAATTCCCGCAAAACCCTCGGCAGTATTGAACACTAAATCAGCTTCTGAGCTAATTAATTGATCAATCCAACGTCCTCCTTTAGACATCTCAATTTTAAGTACTTCATGGCCTGCATCAATTATTCCACCAGAAATTTCTTCAATGACTTCGGCCGTATCAAATTCGGCTTCTTCTATCGCCGAGCTCTTTTTTAAGTTATGAACAAATGCTATCTTCATAATATCTCCTACTTTATTAACATATCACTAAACAGAGAATGTAATAAGTTTAAATATTTGTATATAGTTATCCATTGCGCTGCGCGCATACCTAAGTAGTCGCGACCATTCCCTAAAAAAGTTAATTTAAAATTTGTCATGAGAAGGAAAAACTAAACATTCTTTACTAACGTAGTGTCAACGTGTCTCCAATATTTAATGGCCGTATTCAAAAAAGTACAGAAATACACATCTAGAAAGAAAAGTTATATAAATTTTTCTTCAATGCTTATAGCTTGTCTCCAACAAAGCAATATTTTCTTAGAAAGGAGAAAGAAATGAGATTATTAGTATTAGGATTAGCGATTTTAACTTCACTAACTAGTTTTGGAGCGAGAGAGGAAAGAATTATTGAAGAAATGCCAACAGTTCAAGTTTATTTTAACAAGCAAATTAAATTCCTACCACTTGCAAACTTCTGCAAGTCAGGAGACATGCTCGAAACAATAAATGAGCACAAGATGTGTGTTGAATTTAATCAAGAAAGAGATTCACGAGGAAGAAGAAGATCTTCTCTAAACTGCAAAGAGTATGAAAAAATGATTCTTGCAACATCAATTGAACATAAAAAGAGTAAATGTGTTGATTACGATAGAAGAAGAAAGAAATGTAAAAAGTATGAAGATAGATTCTATGTATATCCAACAAATTATATTAAAACTGTAAGAAAGCAAAGATGGATTGGTAATAGAGATAGTGGACGTTGGGGATATCCTGGAGTGGTCCTAAGTAAAACGGAAGAGACTGTTCCAGAGTGTAATTAGTGTGTGCGGTAAGCTAGGTGGTTGCTATAATTTCCCTAGCTTACCGTTTTCTCATGTACTCAATTGAGTACATATAATTTTCATACAATATTTAAATATATCAAATAAGGTGTTATAAATAGGTCAATTAGTGAGAGACAGCGTACTCAAAGGACCAAAGCTTGATACCAAGAGTTATTGATTACTTAGATTATAGAGAATACTTGCAAGACTTCTTTCTAGCTAAGAAAGCAGCAAAGAATGAGTATAGCTACAGAGTTTTTAACTCTAAGGGTGGGATAAAATCTCCATCACATTTAAAGTCTATAATTGATCAAAAAAGAAATCTAACCCTAAAAACAATTGAACAATATACTAAATCATTAGACCTCAAAAAGAGCAACGAAAAGAACTATTTCAAACTACTTGTTCTCTATAACCAAGAAAAATGTCTTACTAAGAAAGAAGAAATCTTTACGAGTCTAATGGAAGAAAAAAGAAAGAAAAATTTAACGATGGTTGAGCAGGCACAGTTTAACTTTCTAGCAAGCTGGTACAATGTTGTGATCTACGTCTTATTAGATATGGGTGATTTCAAATTGAACGATCAACGTTTAATCAAGATATTAAAAAATAGGATTTCACGAAAAGAACTTGAAGATGCTTTCTCAGTTCTTACTATTCTAAAACTTATAAAAGAAGATGATCTTGGTTTCTACAGACAGACAAGTGGCGCCCTATCAACTAGCGAGGATATAAGAGATATGGCCATTCATAAATATCATAAGAATATGAATGAATTAGCAAAGCAGTCTCTTGTAAAAGATGACTTAGGAATTCGAGAGTTTAATGGTGCCACAATACCTATATGCAGGGAAAAGCTACCTTTATTAAAAGAGAAGATACGAACCTTTCGTAAAGAGATAAACGCTATGGCGAGTTCATATGCTGAGCCTACTCATGTCTATCAATTAAATATACAACTTTTCCCTTTAACAGAAGGGTTGTCGTGAAACAGATTATTTTATTAATACTTATAAGCATATCCAATTTATCAAATGCATCCCTAGGTGGTGTTGATGTTGGAAATGGAAGAGTCGTGAACATCGACATTGAACAAAGTTTTCCAAGTGAACTTCAACTGATAGAGTATGTAAACAATATTCAAAGAAGCATCTCAGTAGGTAAGAATGATCAAATTATTAAGTTACTTAAAGTTGAAAACTGCAAAAAATCTAAGATCATAGACCTAAAAGTAAAAAAGAAATTACCTGTATCAAAAAGAAATACATTTAAACTAAATCATTATTCTGGTGAAATATCACTAAAACTAAGCGAGTGCGAAAATGACAAAAAATAAAGTAAAAATCTTACTTGTACTAATCATGACACTATATACTTCTCAAACTCTAGCAGGAAGCAATAAGCATACAAACTGGATGACTTTCATTGCTAATACCGAATCTGAAGCAGTAGAAATGGCACAAGAAATTGCGACACAAATATTAAATGCTGAAATTATCGAAGTAATTTCTTTTGGTCGCAGACATGATTGTGAATTTAGAGTTAGAAGGGACAATGGAAAGAAAATCAGAATTAGAAGTCTAGATATAGATAAGCACTATTCGTTTGAAGCAAATGAGTTTAGGCCATACTTTAAAGCACAATTATTTTATCAATTTACAAAATGTCGTAAAGAAAGAACCCGAAGATACTAATAACTAACTCGGAAAGTATTTGTTTAAAGTAATAATAAAGTCATTTAAGTGAACAGGTTTGCTTAGACAATCGTTCATACCAGCTTCATAATACTTAATGACTTCCTCACTCATTACGGATGCAGTTAGTGCCACAATAATTGGAACACTTTCTTGATTGTTAAACGTTCTAATATCCTTAGTGGCCTCAATTCCATCCATTTCAGGCATATGATAATCCATAAAAATAAGGTCATAAGAATGTGACCTACAAAGTTCAACTGCAATCTTACCATTTTCTGCTAAATCAGCGTCAATACCTAATTTTTTTAGTAATTTTAGTGTAAGAATTTGATTAATTTTATTATCCTCTGCCACAAGTACTTTCACACCACTGATATTAAAGTTCCTATCCTGATCTTTCTTAGTATTAGTATCAGCAGTAGAACTAGCTCTATCCAAAACGATATTAATTTTAAAGATTGTTCCATGATCTTTAGCAGTTGAAAAAGATATACTCCCTTCCATAGATTCAACTAATGACTTACAAATACTTAAACCTAGTCCAGTACCACCAAACTTTCTTGTCGTAGAAGGGTCTCCTTGATTAAAGGACTTAAATATATCTTTTTCAATATTTTCTCCCATTCCAATTCCATTATCACTTACTTCTATTATAGTGTTGACTCGGCCATCAGAGGTTGTTTCAAATCTAACAAAAACTTCAATCACACCACCTCTTGTAAACTTGTTAGCATTATTTACAAGATTATTTATTATTTGTTTTACTTTTGTAGGATCGCCACATACAAACTCACCTCCATCATGGTTCCAATGTAGAATAAAACTATTTCCAGTATTGGTATTTGAGGACTTAAACAATAACAAAATATCCTCTATCTCTTTTTTTAAATTAAAATCAATCTTTTCAAGTTCAAACTTCTTAGTACTATACTTCGTATAGTCTAAGATATCATTGATAATTGTTAAAAGATGGTTTCCACAGTTAATTATAGTTTCAATAGATTCTAAATTCTCCGTGTCTTTTAAGCGTGACTTAAGTATTTCCCCCATGCCTAAGATACCATTCATCGGTGTTCTAATCTCATGGGACATATTGGCCAGAAACTTTGATTTTGCTTTATTCGCTTCAATAAGTCCTTGAGTTCTAGCAACAACTTTTTCTTCAAGCTCGTTATTTGACTTAGCAAGTAATTCCTTTGAAATTTCTAACTCTTTAACTAGAAGCTTAATTTTTGATTCTCTTCCAGTTATCACAAGCAAAAAGGCCCCAAGAACACTACAAACAAATAAACCTGCAGATAGTACAAACCAGGCATACCAAGTCTGTTTCTTAATATAGTAAAATGGTAGTTGATTTATGACCATAACCCACTTCTTCGAATCAAAATCTATCTCAATTGACTTTTTTAATAAACCATTTACCTTTAATTCGAGATCCTTTGGATCAAAAGCATCACTCTTTCCTTCTGGATATTGATAAAGAAGCTCCTTATTTCCATCCTCTAATACAAATATTTCAAGACCTTCAGTATCAAGGTTTTTAAGAGTTTCTCTAAAGAGTGAGTGAATATTGAAAACACCAACCATGAAACCTTTTATGTGATTTCTTCTATCTTCGAGTGTTTCAATTTTCTTAGAGTAACTATACACAGGCTGAAAGACCAAGATTCCTTTTTCTGCCTTGCTTTCTTGCACTAAGTTTATTGGACTTGTTGCAATCAGCGCCCCTGAATCTCTTGCTTGTTGTAGGGCCATCAGACGTAACTTATTTGAAGAAACATCAAAACCTTCTACTCGCATATTGCTATCATAGGGCTCAATATAGAGAACAGGAATATATGACTCTCTCTTTCCAGCAGAAACAAGTTGACCTTCTTTGTTACGCTCCTTAATCCTTATCCCTGTGGTCTTTTCAAAGTTCTTCCTATCCCTTTCGTAAACAATAGGATTCCATGAAAGAGCTTTAATTCCACTAGAGCTAGCTAATGAGCTCTCTACAAAATTTCTAAAATCTTTTCGAGACACTTTAGAGGAAGATTTATAAAAGCTAGCAAGAGACTTTAATGCTGCTTCGTAGCTAGCTTTTTTAATTTTAAATTTTGTACGAATTGTATCTACTCTTGAGTTGAAAGTATTTAACTGTTTCTCTTGTTCCCATTTACGAGCAAAGACAAAGAACACGATGATTAAGATGAACATTAAAGATACTGGAATAGAGAATGATACTTTTCTTGAACTCCACAAGGGATCGGTCTTAAAAAATGAAAAAATTATTGGTGTAATAATAATCGCCCCAATAGTATCCCCAACCCACCATGTAAACCAACTAAATAAAAGTGTGTCCAAATTTATGACACCAAAAAGATAAAGAGAACCAGAGCCAATTACAGAACTAATTAAGCACGATATAGGTCCAACAATCATTAAAAAGAGTAGTATATCTCTCGCGTCTTCTAGTCGGCTCTGTTGCAATCGTGACTTTCTTATTAGAATTTTTCCTAATATTGCCTGCAATGATGCGCCAAAAGCTATGCTTAGAGGTAGTCGAGATGCAATTACAAAACCCTCAAATGAAGAATAATCTGAAGAGTTAGACAGATTAACAAGAAATGATCCTAAAAGAACACCTATGCAAGCGTGATAACCGAAGATTAAGGCTGAAGCGACAGCAACTCCAGCGGCAGGCCATATGGCGCTAGCAAATCCAGGAGGAATGGCAAGCAGCAGCCCCACTCTTCCAGAGAGGTAATAGGCTAAAGCTACCATGAGTATCTGTAGGCATTTTTTTACATTCATCTAAATCCAATAGCGGTATTTAAGTACCTATTTATCGGAGAGATTATTTATAGTTGTAAAAGAAGATAAAAAATTATTAATATATTATATTATGAGGTAGTAAAGAGACGGATCGTTGCAACTATAACCTACAGAGATATCTCAGTAGGTTATATAATCAATTTAGTATTTCTTTACTTTTGTTTTTCTAGATTCTAGCGAGTTGCCATTTTCGAAGATCAGCTTAACAACTTCTATTGTTTCAACTTTAGTTATAGGTCCATTTCTTTCATTCTGATAAGTCAGTTTAAAAAGCTCAACAATTTTCTTAACTTCAGTTTTACCATTAGCATCAGCATTTCTAATAACTTCAGTAACAGGATCGCAACTAAAGTCGCCAGAAGTATAACCAATACCTGTAAATATCGTATGCTTAAATAATGTTCCCTTAATCTCGCTAGTTGTTAGAGTAGCTTCTGGGGTTTTAATTGTACCTGCATGAGCATATTGCTCTTTCCACTCACACTTTAAGTTCTTACTGTTAACTGAGACTTTGATAAATTCTTTAGTTGTTGATATTGGGGCCGAGAATGTATTCGTCGATAAGATCAATGATGATAATAATCCTAAATTCGCTATTATTGACTTCATAAGTATCCTTTTTAATTTAATTATCTGATTCCTATAACAAAGAATTGGCCCCTAAATCTATCCAAACTGTAGAAATTACAATATTTATTGAATAAGACTACAGTTAGATAGGCCTATCCCCAAAGAAGTTCCTAAATGGCCTGCATACAATATCTTAATGACACTAACTTTGAGAAAATCTAATCTGTAAAATAAACGCTACAATCATTGTGATTCAGATAATTTAGAAATAAACTATACGTAGAAAATGAAGCTTTACGGTTAATTGGCCCCCTTTATTATAAGAGAAGAATTCTTAGGAGATTAATATGAGCACTCGAGTGGAACATGACCTATTAGGACAAATGGAAATTGATGATTCAAAATATTTTGGCATTCACACACAAAGAGCAGTAAATAACTTTAAGATATCTAACTCTATCATTGGAGACTACCCTATTTTCATAAAAGGCATGGTAATAGCAAAGAAGGCCTGTGCCAGTGCAAATAAAGAAATTGGAACAATTCCTTCTGATAAGTGTGACATGATTATTCATGCCTGTGACAAGATTTTAGATGATATTAATAAGTATGCTCCCTATTTTCCTTCAGATTGTTTTCAAGGAGGCGCCGGAACTTCAGTCAACATGAATACAAATGAAGTTATCGCCAACGTTGCTCTTGAGATGAATGGATTTAAAAAAGGACAGTATGAAGTTTTAGACCCTAATGATCATGTTAATAAGTCTCAATCAACAAATGACGCCTACCCTACAGGATTTAGAGTAGCACTTTACTATTATCTCACAGACCTAATGGGAAAACTTGAATACCTTGTAAATTCTTTTGATAAGAAGTCCCTAGAATTCAAAAGTGTATTAAAAATGGGTAGAACCCAGCTACAAGATGCTGTACCAATGTCTTTAGGTGAAGAGTTCGGTGCTTGGAAAACAAATATTCAAGAAGAAATCAAAAGTATTGAAAACGTGAGAGAACTAATTCTAGAGATTAACCTTGGTGCAACGGCCATTGGAACCGGCGTTAATGCTCCAAAGCAGTATTCTGATATTGCTGTTAAATATCTAGCTCAATTCACCGGAGCTAGTTTTATAAAAACTGAAAACCTAATAGAAGCAACTTCAGACTGCGGCGCGTATGTCATGATATCTGGGGCGCTCAAGAGGACATCGGTGAAGCTATCTAAAATTTGCAATGACCTAAGATTACTTTCTTCGGGACCAAGATGTGGCTTCAATGAGATTAACCTCCCTCAGCTACAGGCCGGATCTTCGATTATGCCAGCAAAAGTCAACCCAGTTATTCCTGAAGTTGTAAATCAAGTTTGCTTTAAAATTATTGGAAATGATGTTGCTGTTTCATTTGCAGCCGAAGGTGGACAGTTACAACTTAATGTTATGGAGCCTGTTATAGCTCAGGCCATCTTTGAGTCTATTGAACTTCTTAGTAACGCATGTACTACTTTAAGTGATAAATGTATTGATGGAATAACAGCAAACGAAGAACACACAAAGAATATGGTC
Coding sequences within:
- a CDS encoding CHASE domain-containing protein, which encodes MNVKKCLQILMVALAYYLSGRVGLLLAIPPGFASAIWPAAGVAVASALIFGYHACIGVLLGSFLVNLSNSSDYSSFEGFVIASRLPLSIAFGASLQAILGKILIRKSRLQQSRLEDARDILLFLMIVGPISCLISSVIGSGSLYLFGVINLDTLLFSWFTWWVGDTIGAIIITPIIFSFFKTDPLWSSRKVSFSIPVSLMFILIIVFFVFARKWEQEKQLNTFNSRVDTIRTKFKIKKASYEAALKSLASFYKSSSKVSRKDFRNFVESSLASSSGIKALSWNPIVYERDRKNFEKTTGIRIKERNKEGQLVSAGKRESYIPVLYIEPYDSNMRVEGFDVSSNKLRLMALQQARDSGALIATSPINLVQESKAEKGILVFQPVYSYSKKIETLEDRRNHIKGFMVGVFNIHSLFRETLKNLDTEGLEIFVLEDGNKELLYQYPEGKSDAFDPKDLELKVNGLLKKSIEIDFDSKKWVMVINQLPFYYIKKQTWYAWFVLSAGLFVCSVLGAFLLVITGRESKIKLLVKELEISKELLAKSNNELEEKVVARTQGLIEANKAKSKFLANMSHEIRTPMNGILGMGEILKSRLKDTENLESIETIINCGNHLLTIINDILDYTKYSTKKFELEKIDFNLKKEIEDILLLFKSSNTNTGNSFILHWNHDGGEFVCGDPTKVKQIINNLVNNANKFTRGGVIEVFVRFETTSDGRVNTIIEVSDNGIGMGENIEKDIFKSFNQGDPSTTRKFGGTGLGLSICKSLVESMEGSISFSTAKDHGTIFKINIVLDRASSTADTNTKKDQDRNFNISGVKVLVAEDNKINQILTLKLLKKLGIDADLAENGKIAVELCRSHSYDLIFMDYHMPEMDGIEATKDIRTFNNQESVPIIVALTASVMSEEVIKYYEAGMNDCLSKPVHLNDFIITLNKYFPS
- the aspA gene encoding aspartate ammonia-lyase, producing MSTRVEHDLLGQMEIDDSKYFGIHTQRAVNNFKISNSIIGDYPIFIKGMVIAKKACASANKEIGTIPSDKCDMIIHACDKILDDINKYAPYFPSDCFQGGAGTSVNMNTNEVIANVALEMNGFKKGQYEVLDPNDHVNKSQSTNDAYPTGFRVALYYYLTDLMGKLEYLVNSFDKKSLEFKSVLKMGRTQLQDAVPMSLGEEFGAWKTNIQEEIKSIENVRELILEINLGATAIGTGVNAPKQYSDIAVKYLAQFTGASFIKTENLIEATSDCGAYVMISGALKRTSVKLSKICNDLRLLSSGPRCGFNEINLPQLQAGSSIMPAKVNPVIPEVVNQVCFKIIGNDVAVSFAAEGGQLQLNVMEPVIAQAIFESIELLSNACTTLSDKCIDGITANEEHTKNMVLNSIGIITFLNPYIGHHMGDQIGKEAATTGKNVRDLVLEKGLLSEKELDDILSVQNLMHPEYKAKLYK